In the genome of Streptococcus oralis, one region contains:
- the hslO gene encoding Hsp33 family molecular chaperone HslO, with protein sequence MDKIIKTISESGSFRAFVLDSTETVRTAQEKHQTQASSTVALGRTLIASQILAANEKGNTKLTVKVLGTSSLGAIITVADTKGNVKGYVQNPGVDIKKTATSEVLVGPFVGNGQFLVITDYGTGNPYNSMTPLISGEIGEDLAYYLTESQQTPSAVGLNVLLDKDDKVEVAGGFLLQVLPGAKEEEIARFEKRIQEMPAISTLLESDDHIEALLKAIYGDESYKRLSEEEIRFQCDCSKDRFMNALASLPNSDLEEMKEEDHGVEITCQFCQTTYNFDENDLEELIRDKS encoded by the coding sequence ATGGATAAAATTATTAAAACAATATCAGAAAGTGGTTCTTTTCGTGCCTTCGTTCTTGATAGCACAGAAACCGTCCGCACTGCTCAAGAAAAACATCAAACTCAAGCCAGTTCAACTGTCGCACTTGGTCGTACCCTTATCGCTAGCCAAATTCTCGCAGCCAATGAAAAAGGAAATACCAAACTAACAGTTAAAGTTCTGGGAACGAGCTCTCTCGGTGCCATCATCACGGTCGCAGATACCAAGGGCAATGTTAAAGGCTATGTGCAAAATCCCGGTGTAGATATCAAAAAAACTGCAACGAGTGAAGTCCTAGTCGGTCCTTTTGTTGGAAACGGTCAATTTCTCGTTATCACAGACTACGGTACTGGAAATCCCTACAACTCCATGACTCCTCTAATCTCTGGGGAAATCGGTGAAGACTTGGCCTATTACCTGACTGAAAGCCAACAAACCCCTTCAGCAGTCGGCCTCAATGTTCTTTTAGACAAAGATGACAAGGTCGAAGTTGCTGGTGGTTTTCTTCTCCAAGTATTGCCAGGGGCCAAGGAGGAAGAGATTGCCCGCTTTGAAAAACGCATCCAAGAAATGCCAGCCATCTCAACTCTTCTGGAAAGCGATGACCATATCGAAGCCCTTCTCAAGGCCATCTATGGTGACGAATCCTACAAACGCCTATCTGAAGAAGAAATTCGTTTCCAATGTGACTGCAGCAAAGACCGTTTTATGAACGCTCTTGCCAGCCTTCCAAATTCAGACCTTGAAGAAATGAAAGAGGAAGACCACGGAGTAGAAATCACTTGCCAATTCTGCCAAACTACTTACAACTTTGATGAAAACGACCTGGAGGAACTCATTCGTGACAAATCTTAA
- the dusB gene encoding tRNA dihydrouridine synthase DusB, with amino-acid sequence MTNLNTPFMIGNVEIPNRTVLAPMAGVTNSAFRTIAKELGAGLVVMEMVSDKGIQYNNEKTLHMLHIDEGENPVSIQLFGSDEDSLARAAEFIQENTQTDIVDINMGCPVNKIVKNEAGAMWLKDPDKIYSIINKVQSVLDIPLTVKMRTGWSDPSLAVENALAAEAAGVSALAMHGRTREQMYTGHADLETLHKVAQALTKIPFIANGDIRTVQEAKQRIEEVGADAVMIGRAAMGNPYLFNQINHYFETGEILPDLTFEDKMKIAYEHLKRLINLKGENVAVREFRGLAPHYLRGTSGAAKLRGAISQASTLAEIEALLQLDKA; translated from the coding sequence GTGACAAATCTTAATACACCTTTTATGATTGGCAATGTTGAGATTCCCAATCGCACCGTTTTAGCACCCATGGCTGGTGTCACCAACTCAGCCTTTCGTACCATCGCAAAAGAGCTCGGAGCTGGACTTGTTGTCATGGAAATGGTCTCTGACAAGGGAATCCAATACAATAACGAAAAAACCCTGCACATGCTTCATATCGATGAAGGCGAAAATCCGGTTTCTATCCAACTTTTTGGTAGTGATGAAGACAGCCTCGCCCGCGCAGCAGAATTCATCCAAGAAAACACCCAGACCGATATCGTCGATATCAACATGGGCTGCCCAGTTAACAAAATCGTGAAGAACGAAGCTGGCGCTATGTGGCTCAAGGACCCAGACAAGATCTACTCTATTATCAACAAGGTCCAATCTGTCCTTGATATCCCCCTCACTGTAAAAATGCGTACAGGCTGGTCTGACCCATCCTTAGCCGTGGAAAATGCCCTCGCAGCTGAGGCTGCAGGTGTCTCTGCCCTCGCCATGCACGGCCGTACCCGCGAACAAATGTATACTGGCCACGCTGACCTTGAGACCCTTCACAAGGTTGCTCAAGCTTTGACCAAGATTCCATTCATCGCCAACGGTGACATCCGCACTGTCCAAGAAGCCAAACAGCGTATCGAAGAAGTCGGGGCTGACGCTGTCATGATTGGTCGCGCAGCCATGGGAAATCCCTACCTCTTCAATCAAATCAACCACTACTTTGAAACAGGAGAAATTCTCCCTGATTTGACTTTTGAAGACAAGATGAAAATCGCCTACGAACATTTGAAACGCTTGATTAACCTCAAAGGAGAAAACGTAGCCGTTCGTGAATTCCGCGGCCTCGCTCCTCACTACCTCCGGGGGACATCTGGCGCTGCCAAACTTCGTGGAGCCATTTCACAAGCTAGCACCCTAGCAGAGATTGAAGCCCTCTTGCAATTAGACAAAGCATAG
- a CDS encoding YoaK family protein has product MSDKLILPQNTRLMGVFLGFVGGSLDVFCHIQYHSLVATQTGNILLLISDWHDSNVINTMLRFCSIIFFSLGFLFALHMKEYRKTAYWRVKMLLPLFIGTLILPFFSRFPLLEVPFIAFGTGMMMLTFTGSLIEDHPYVIFMTSGNYRKMLTALYRIARREGNIQEYRRQALNYGIVVGSFIVGAISLAVLMHFLHEWSIWIVSLNLFLIMSYYIARVKQLDLQDENI; this is encoded by the coding sequence ATGTCGGATAAATTAATCTTACCTCAAAACACACGATTGATGGGAGTATTTCTTGGATTTGTAGGTGGTTCTTTGGATGTGTTTTGCCATATTCAATACCATAGTTTGGTAGCGACACAGACAGGGAATATTCTCCTATTGATATCTGATTGGCACGACTCAAATGTTATCAATACGATGCTACGATTCTGCTCCATTATTTTCTTTTCTCTAGGATTTCTGTTTGCATTGCACATGAAAGAATACCGCAAAACGGCCTACTGGCGGGTTAAGATGCTGCTCCCTTTATTTATTGGAACTCTTATTCTCCCTTTCTTTTCACGATTTCCTCTATTAGAAGTTCCGTTTATCGCTTTTGGAACAGGAATGATGATGCTAACATTTACGGGCAGTTTGATTGAAGATCATCCCTATGTCATTTTTATGACGTCTGGAAATTACCGAAAGATGCTGACCGCTTTGTATCGCATTGCTAGAAGAGAAGGAAATATCCAAGAATACCGTCGTCAGGCCTTAAATTATGGGATTGTTGTGGGAAGTTTCATAGTGGGCGCAATCAGCTTGGCTGTATTGATGCATTTTCTTCATGAATGGTCTATATGGATTGTCAGCCTTAATTTGTTTTTGATTATGTCCTATTATATAGCTAGAGTGAAGCAATTAGACTTACAAGATGAAAATATATAA
- a CDS encoding NUDIX domain-containing protein — translation MADVKIPEGMTEKEYFEIHASQEEFLDWYYKQELPQYEKPSVTVDMVAYCFVEGKIKLLLIRRKAHPYQNCLALVGGFMDKGEDAAHACQREVREEVNLDLPLEKIEQLMTVSTPGRDPRGWTVTIAHLVYLPSRALDLVQAGDDAKDVVFVDVDFQTGKCFLEGVELDERAFAFDHYAIIQESIKRIQGRLDWNPTFLYLLEEEFTVYEGTELVNLINPGRPIVSNNFLVKYGEYVEEVGLKRVPKKKPRKTYRLK, via the coding sequence ATGGCAGACGTAAAGATTCCAGAAGGGATGACGGAAAAAGAATATTTTGAAATTCATGCCAGTCAGGAGGAGTTTTTGGATTGGTACTACAAGCAGGAACTCCCTCAATATGAAAAACCAAGTGTGACAGTAGATATGGTAGCCTACTGCTTTGTCGAAGGAAAGATCAAGCTCTTGCTAATCCGTCGCAAGGCTCATCCCTATCAGAACTGTTTGGCTTTAGTTGGAGGCTTTATGGACAAGGGAGAAGATGCTGCACATGCCTGTCAACGCGAGGTGAGAGAAGAAGTCAATCTCGATCTACCTTTGGAGAAAATCGAGCAATTGATGACCGTATCGACTCCCGGGCGTGATCCGCGGGGTTGGACGGTGACCATTGCTCACTTAGTGTACCTGCCTAGTCGTGCCTTAGACCTTGTTCAGGCAGGTGACGATGCCAAGGATGTGGTTTTTGTAGATGTCGATTTCCAGACAGGCAAATGCTTCCTAGAGGGAGTCGAGCTGGACGAGAGAGCCTTCGCCTTTGACCATTATGCCATTATCCAAGAATCCATCAAACGAATCCAAGGCCGTCTCGACTGGAATCCAACCTTCCTCTATCTGCTAGAGGAAGAGTTCACTGTCTACGAGGGAACTGAACTGGTCAATCTCATCAACCCAGGACGCCCAATCGTCAGCAATAACTTTCTCGTAAAATACGGCGAATATGTAGAAGAAGTTGGACTCAAACGAGTACCCAAAAAGAAACCAAGAAAAACCTATCGATTGAAATAA
- the pnuC gene encoding nicotinamide riboside transporter PnuC, protein MKTVTKKITQFIENFKNVHAEARKIGFAGIMHLLWKDLFVGRSLFQWLYLIALSSVPLILEFTQNTESHDWLSLFASWTGIVCVILVAEGRASNYLFGAINSAIYLILAMNATFYGEVLTTVYFFVMQPIGLYAWLSNRINDQGKPEESHFEAKKLSVLDWLKYLALTAIIWIGMGLAYQSINSARPFRDSVTDATNGVGQLLMTRLYREQWIFWIATNLFSIYLWWGENIHIQGMYWVYTLNSLVGWYQWTKAVRKEA, encoded by the coding sequence ATGAAAACAGTAACTAAAAAAATCACACAATTTATCGAGAACTTTAAAAATGTCCATGCAGAAGCCCGCAAGATTGGTTTTGCAGGAATCATGCACCTGCTCTGGAAAGATCTCTTTGTCGGCCGTAGTCTTTTCCAGTGGTTGTATCTCATCGCCTTGTCAAGTGTTCCCTTGATCTTGGAATTCACGCAAAATACAGAAAGCCATGACTGGCTGAGCTTGTTTGCATCTTGGACTGGGATTGTCTGTGTTATCTTGGTAGCAGAAGGACGGGCTAGCAATTATCTCTTTGGAGCCATTAACTCGGCCATCTATTTGATTTTAGCTATGAATGCGACTTTTTATGGCGAAGTCTTGACGACCGTTTACTTCTTTGTTATGCAGCCGATTGGTCTCTATGCTTGGTTGTCCAATCGTATTAATGATCAAGGAAAACCAGAAGAATCCCACTTTGAAGCTAAGAAATTATCTGTACTTGACTGGCTCAAGTACTTGGCCTTGACTGCTATTATCTGGATTGGTATGGGCTTGGCTTACCAAAGTATCAATAGCGCTCGCCCTTTCCGTGATAGTGTTACCGATGCGACCAATGGTGTTGGTCAGCTCTTGATGACACGTCTCTACCGCGAGCAATGGATTTTCTGGATTGCAACCAATCTCTTTAGTATTTATCTCTGGTGGGGTGAAAATATCCACATCCAAGGGATGTACTGGGTTTACACACTTAACAGTCTAGTGGGTTGGTACCAATGGACCAAGGCAGTTCGAAAGGAGGCATAA
- a CDS encoding AAA family ATPase has protein sequence MKKKTAVVFGTFAPLHQGHIDLIQRAKRQCDQVWVVVSGYEGDRGEQVGLSLQKRFRYIREAFRDDELTSVCKLDETKLPRYPMGWQEWLDQMLAEISYDETQQELTFFVGEEDYQQELANRGFETVLQERKFGISATMIRENPSKYWKYIAQPFRRQFTKKVLIMGSASNGKTTLAKDLARYYDAPVSLEYAREYQIKNNVRDDELTPKDYYYLLLGQYDQTSKLIDSNANRGLVIADTNSLVTKGYYDYYMEAEAQEDLSGETFDNLFVSILAKEKWDLILFVQPVGSYVNDGFRDMAMAEDHIRHSFSQHLDQMRERYLTTIPLVYLAEDYLGNYEGAKVAIDAIYQAD, from the coding sequence ATGAAAAAGAAAACAGCAGTGGTATTTGGGACCTTTGCCCCTCTTCATCAGGGTCATATCGATCTGATCCAGCGAGCGAAGCGTCAGTGTGACCAGGTCTGGGTAGTCGTTTCAGGCTACGAGGGAGACCGAGGTGAGCAGGTAGGTTTAAGTCTTCAAAAAAGATTTCGCTATATCAGAGAGGCTTTTCGTGATGACGAGTTGACCTCTGTCTGCAAGTTGGATGAGACCAAGCTTCCTCGTTACCCTATGGGCTGGCAGGAGTGGTTGGACCAGATGTTAGCGGAGATTTCCTATGATGAAACCCAGCAAGAACTGACTTTCTTTGTGGGAGAAGAAGACTACCAGCAAGAACTAGCTAATCGTGGCTTTGAGACCGTTTTGCAAGAAAGAAAGTTTGGTATCTCAGCGACTATGATTCGAGAAAATCCAAGCAAATATTGGAAATACATCGCTCAACCCTTCCGTCGTCAGTTTACAAAGAAAGTGTTGATTATGGGAAGTGCTAGCAATGGGAAGACCACTCTGGCCAAGGATTTGGCAAGGTATTACGATGCGCCCGTTAGTCTGGAATACGCGCGTGAGTACCAGATCAAAAACAATGTTCGCGACGATGAATTGACTCCAAAAGATTACTATTATCTCCTGTTGGGGCAGTATGACCAGACCTCTAAGTTAATCGATAGCAATGCCAATCGAGGTCTAGTGATAGCTGACACAAACTCCTTAGTAACCAAGGGCTACTATGATTATTACATGGAGGCTGAGGCTCAAGAGGACTTATCAGGAGAAACCTTTGACAATCTCTTTGTTTCGATCTTGGCTAAGGAAAAATGGGACTTGATTCTCTTTGTGCAACCTGTCGGCTCCTATGTCAATGACGGGTTTAGAGATATGGCCATGGCGGAAGACCATATTCGTCACAGTTTTTCCCAGCATCTGGACCAGATGAGAGAGCGCTATTTAACCACCATTCCACTAGTTTATCTAGCGGAGGATTATCTAGGCAATTATGAAGGAGCCAAAGTAGCTATCGATGCCATTTACCAAGCAGATTAG
- a CDS encoding ATP-dependent Clp protease ATP-binding subunit: MNYSKALNECIESAYMVASHFGARYLESWHLLIAMSNHSYSVAGATLNDYPYEMDRLEEVALELTETDYSQDETFTELPFSHRLEVLFAEAEYVASVVHAKVLGTEHVLYAILHDGNALATRILERAGFSYEDQKDQVRIAALRRNLEERAGWTREDLKALRQRHRTVTDKQNSMANMMGMPQAQSGGLEDYTHDLTEQARSGKLEPVIGRDKEISRMIQILSRKTKNNPVLVGDAGVGKTALALGLAQRIASGDVPAEMAKMRVLELDLMNVVAGTRFRGDFEERMNNIIKDIEEDGKVILFIDELHTIMGSGSGIDSTLDAANILKPALARGILRTVGATTQEEYQKHIEKDAALSRRFAKVTIEEPSLADSMTILQGLKATYEKHHRVQITDEAVETAVKMAHRYLTSRHLPDSAIDLLDEAAATVQNKSKHVKADESDLTPADKALMDGKWKQAAQLIAKEEEVPVYKDLVTESDILTTLSRLSGIPVQKLTQTDAKKYLNLEAELHKRVIGQDQAVSSISRAIRRNQSGIRSHKRPIGSFMFLGPTGVGKTELAKALAEVLFDDESALIRFDMSEYMEKFAASRLNGAPPGYVGYEEGGELTEKVRNKPYSVLLFDEVEKAHPDIFNVLLQVLDDGVLTDSKGRKVDFSNTIIIMTSNLGATALRDDKTVGFGAKDIRFDQENMEKRIFEELKKTYRPEFINRIDEKVVFHSLDSEHMQEIVKIMVKPLIASLAEKGIDLKLQASALKLLASQGYNPEMGARPLRRTLQTEVEDKLAELLLKGELVAGKTLKIGVKAGQLKFDIA, from the coding sequence ATGAACTATTCAAAAGCATTGAATGAATGTATCGAGAGTGCCTACATGGTTGCGAGCCATTTTGGAGCTCGTTACCTAGAGTCATGGCACTTGTTGATTGCCATGTCCAATCACAGTTACAGCGTGGCAGGTGCGACTTTAAATGATTATCCTTATGAAATGGACCGTCTAGAAGAGGTTGCTTTAGAACTGACTGAAACGGACTATAGCCAGGACGAAACCTTTACGGAATTGCCTTTTTCTCATCGTTTGGAGGTCCTATTTGCAGAAGCAGAGTATGTGGCCTCAGTGGTCCATGCAAAGGTGCTAGGGACAGAGCATGTTCTCTATGCGATTTTGCATGATGGCAATGCCTTGGCAACTCGCATCTTGGAGAGAGCAGGCTTCTCTTATGAAGACCAGAAAGATCAGGTCAGAATTGCCGCTCTTCGTCGCAATCTAGAAGAGCGTGCAGGATGGACTCGTGAAGACCTTAAGGCTTTGCGTCAACGCCATCGCACAGTAACTGACAAGCAAAATTCCATGGCCAATATGATGGGCATGCCTCAAGCTCAAAGTGGAGGCCTAGAGGATTACACGCATGACCTGACGGAGCAAGCGCGCTCTGGCAAGTTAGAGCCAGTTATCGGTCGTGACAAGGAAATCTCACGTATGATTCAGATTTTGAGTCGTAAGACCAAGAACAATCCTGTCTTGGTTGGTGATGCTGGTGTTGGGAAAACAGCTCTGGCACTTGGACTTGCCCAGCGTATTGCTAGTGGGGACGTACCTGCAGAAATGGCAAAGATGCGTGTTCTAGAGCTTGATTTGATGAATGTTGTTGCAGGGACACGTTTCCGTGGTGACTTTGAAGAACGTATGAACAACATCATCAAGGATATAGAGGAAGATGGCAAAGTGATTCTCTTTATCGATGAACTCCACACCATTATGGGTTCTGGAAGCGGTATTGACTCGACTCTGGATGCGGCCAATATCTTGAAACCAGCCTTGGCGCGTGGAATTTTGAGAACGGTTGGTGCAACCACTCAGGAAGAATACCAAAAACACATCGAAAAAGATGCTGCCCTTTCTCGTCGTTTTGCAAAAGTGACGATTGAAGAGCCAAGTCTAGCTGACAGTATGACTATTTTGCAAGGTTTGAAGGCTACCTATGAGAAACACCACCGTGTGCAAATCACAGATGAAGCTGTTGAAACAGCTGTTAAGATGGCGCATCGTTACTTGACCAGTCGTCACTTGCCAGACTCTGCTATCGACCTCTTAGATGAGGCGGCAGCAACAGTGCAAAACAAATCCAAGCATGTGAAAGCAGACGAATCCGACTTGACTCCAGCTGACAAGGCACTTATGGATGGCAAGTGGAAACAGGCAGCCCAGCTAATCGCAAAAGAAGAGGAAGTACCTGTCTACAAAGACTTGGTGACAGAGTCTGATATTTTGACTACCTTGAGTCGCTTGTCAGGTATTCCAGTCCAAAAACTGACTCAAACGGATGCTAAGAAATACCTGAACTTGGAAGCTGAACTACACAAACGTGTCATCGGTCAAGATCAAGCTGTTTCAAGTATTAGCCGTGCCATTCGCCGCAATCAGTCAGGTATTCGTAGTCACAAGCGTCCGATTGGTTCCTTTATGTTCCTAGGGCCGACAGGAGTCGGTAAGACCGAATTGGCAAAGGCTCTGGCAGAAGTCCTCTTTGATGACGAATCAGCCCTTATCCGCTTTGATATGAGTGAGTATATGGAGAAATTTGCGGCTAGCCGTCTCAATGGAGCACCTCCTGGCTATGTGGGCTACGAGGAAGGTGGGGAGTTGACTGAGAAGGTTCGCAACAAACCTTACTCAGTGCTTCTCTTTGACGAGGTAGAAAAGGCCCATCCAGACATCTTTAATGTCCTCTTGCAGGTTTTGGACGACGGTGTCTTGACAGATAGCAAGGGGCGCAAGGTTGATTTTTCAAATACCATTATCATCATGACGTCAAACCTTGGTGCGACGGCTCTTCGTGATGACAAGACTGTTGGCTTTGGCGCGAAAGACATTCGTTTTGACCAGGAAAATATGGAAAAACGAATCTTTGAAGAGTTGAAAAAAACTTATCGACCAGAGTTTATCAACCGTATTGATGAAAAGGTGGTTTTCCACAGTTTGGATAGCGAACACATGCAAGAAATTGTCAAGATTATGGTGAAACCATTGATTGCTAGCCTGGCAGAGAAGGGTATCGACCTGAAACTGCAAGCTTCAGCCCTGAAGTTGCTAGCTAGCCAAGGTTACAATCCAGAAATGGGAGCTCGCCCACTTCGCAGAACCCTGCAAACAGAAGTGGAGGACAAGTTGGCAGAACTTCTTCTTAAGGGAGAACTGGTAGCAGGCAAGACACTCAAGATTGGTGTCAAAGCTGGTCAACTAAAATTTGATATTGCTTAA
- a CDS encoding CtsR family transcriptional regulator — translation MRFKNTSDHIEAYIKAILDQSGIVELQRSQLADTFQVVPSQINYVIKTRFTESRGYLVESKRGGGGYIRIGRIEFSNHHEMLRDLLYSIGERVSQEIYEDILQLLVEQDLMTKQEMTLLTSVATDRVLGEESSVVRANMLRQLLQEVDRKEK, via the coding sequence ATGAGATTTAAAAATACATCAGATCATATCGAAGCCTATATCAAGGCGATTTTAGACCAATCTGGTATCGTGGAATTGCAGCGGAGCCAGTTGGCAGATACCTTTCAGGTTGTGCCGAGTCAGATCAACTATGTAATCAAGACACGTTTTACTGAAAGCAGAGGTTACTTGGTTGAGAGCAAGCGGGGTGGCGGAGGCTACATTCGCATAGGCCGGATTGAGTTTTCCAATCATCATGAGATGCTCCGCGATTTGCTTTACTCGATTGGTGAGCGAGTTAGTCAGGAGATTTATGAGGATATTCTCCAGCTTTTGGTGGAGCAGGACTTGATGACCAAGCAGGAGATGACCTTGCTAACTTCAGTAGCAACAGATCGTGTTCTGGGGGAAGAATCCTCAGTTGTCCGTGCCAATATGCTCCGACAGCTATTACAAGAGGTAGATAGAAAAGAGAAGTAA
- a CDS encoding ABC transporter ATP-binding protein, with product MTEIRLEHVSYAYGQERILEDINLQVTSGEVVSILGPSGVGKTTLFNLIAGILEVQSGRIILDGEENPKGRVSYMLQKDLLLEHKTVLGNIILPLLIQKVDKSEAIARADEILATFQLTAIRDKYPHELSGGMRQRVALLRTYLFGHKLFLLDEAFSALDEMTKMELHAWYLEIHKQLQLTTLIITHSIEEALNLSDRIYILKNRPGQIVSEIKLDWSEGEDKEVQKIAYKRQILVELGLDK from the coding sequence ATGACAGAAATTAGACTAGAACATGTAAGTTATGCCTATGGTCAGGAGAGGATTTTAGAGGATATCAACCTGCAGGTGACATCAGGTGAAGTGGTTTCTATCCTAGGTCCAAGTGGTGTTGGGAAGACTACTCTCTTTAACCTAATCGCTGGGATTTTAGAAGTCCAGTCTGGGCGAATTATCCTTGATGGCGAGGAAAATCCTAAGGGGCGCGTGAGTTATATGTTGCAAAAGGATCTCCTCTTGGAGCACAAGACGGTGCTTGGCAATATCATCCTGCCTCTCTTGATTCAAAAGGTGGATAAGTCAGAGGCTATTGCCCGAGCGGATGAAATCCTTGCGACCTTCCAGCTGACAGCTATACGAGATAAGTATCCCCATGAACTCAGTGGTGGGATGCGCCAGCGTGTAGCCTTGCTCCGGACCTATCTTTTTGGACACAAGCTCTTTCTCTTGGATGAGGCCTTTAGTGCCTTAGATGAGATGACCAAGATGGAACTCCACGCTTGGTATCTGGAGATTCACAAACAGTTGCAACTGACGACCCTCATCATCACGCATAGTATTGAGGAGGCACTCAATCTCAGCGATCGCATCTATATTTTGAAAAATCGCCCCGGGCAAATTGTTTCAGAAATTAAACTAGATTGGTCTGAAGGTGAGGACAAGGAAGTCCAAAAGATTGCCTACAAACGTCAAATATTAGTAGAATTAGGCTTAGATAAGTAG
- a CDS encoding ABC transporter substrate-binding protein, producing the protein MKKTWKVFLTLVTAFVAVVLVACGQGTASKDNKEAEVKKIDFILDWTPNTNHTGLYVAKEKGYFKEAGVDVDLKLPPEESSSDLVINGKAPFAIYFQDYMAKKLEKGAGITAVAAIVEHNTSGVISRKSDNVTSPKDLVGKKYGTWNDPTELAMLKTLVESQGGDFEKVEKVPNNDSNSITPIANGVFDTAWIYYGWDGILAKSQGVDANFMYLKDYVKEFDYYSPVIIANNDYLKDNKEEARKVIQAIKKGYQYAMEHPEEAADILIKNAPELKEKRDFVIESQKYLSKEYASDKEKWGQFDADRWNAFYKWDKEHGILKEDLTDKGFTNEFVK; encoded by the coding sequence ATGAAAAAAACATGGAAAGTGTTTTTAACGCTTGTAACGGCTTTTGTAGCTGTTGTGCTTGTGGCCTGTGGCCAAGGAACTGCTTCTAAGGATAACAAAGAAGCAGAAGTCAAAAAGATTGATTTTATCCTAGACTGGACACCAAATACCAACCACACAGGGTTGTATGTTGCCAAGGAAAAAGGCTATTTCAAAGAAGCTGGAGTGGATGTTGATTTGAAATTGCCACCAGAAGAAAGCTCATCTGACTTGGTGATCAATGGCAAGGCACCATTTGCTATCTATTTCCAAGACTACATGGCTAAGAAATTGGAAAAAGGAGCAGGAATTACTGCCGTTGCCGCTATCGTTGAGCACAATACATCAGGAGTTATCTCACGTAAATCGGACAATGTCACCAGTCCAAAGGACTTGGTTGGTAAGAAATACGGAACTTGGAACGACCCAACTGAGCTTGCTATGTTGAAAACCTTGGTAGAATCACAAGGCGGAGACTTTGAGAAGGTCGAAAAAGTACCAAACAACGACTCAAACTCGATTACACCGATTGCCAATGGCGTCTTTGATACTGCTTGGATATACTACGGTTGGGATGGTATCCTTGCCAAATCGCAAGGAGTGGATGCTAACTTCATGTACTTGAAAGACTATGTCAAGGAGTTTGACTACTACTCACCCGTTATCATCGCTAACAACGACTATCTAAAAGACAACAAAGAAGAAGCTCGCAAAGTCATCCAAGCTATTAAAAAAGGCTACCAATATGCCATGGAACACCCAGAAGAAGCTGCAGATATCCTCATCAAGAATGCACCTGAACTCAAGGAAAAACGTGACTTTGTTATCGAATCTCAAAAATACTTGTCAAAAGAATATGCAAGTGACAAGGAAAAATGGGGACAATTTGACGCTGACCGCTGGAATGCCTTCTACAAATGGGATAAAGAACATGGTATCCTTAAAGAAGACTTGACAGACAAAGGCTTCACCAATGAATTTGTAAAATAA
- a CDS encoding ABC transporter permease, which yields MRNLKSMMRRHISLLGFIGVLSVWQLAGIFKLLPKFILPTPFEILQAFVRDREFLWHHSWATLRVALLGLVLGVLIACIMAVLMDSLTWLNDLIYPMMVVVQTIPTIAIAPILVLWLGYGILPKIVLIILTTTFPIIVSILDGFRHCDKDMLTLFSLMRANPWQILWHFKIPVSLPYFYAGLRVSVSYAFITTVVSEWLGGFEGLGVYMIQSKKLFQYDTMFAIIILVSIISLLGMKLVDISEKYVIRWKRP from the coding sequence ATGAGAAACTTGAAAAGTATGATGAGACGACACATTAGTCTTTTGGGCTTTATAGGAGTCTTGTCGGTCTGGCAGTTAGCGGGAATATTCAAACTTTTACCCAAGTTTATCCTGCCAACCCCTTTTGAAATTCTCCAGGCATTTGTTCGTGACAGAGAATTTCTCTGGCACCATAGCTGGGCGACCTTGAGAGTGGCTTTACTGGGGTTGGTTCTGGGAGTCTTGATTGCCTGTATCATGGCTGTGCTTATGGACAGTCTGACTTGGCTCAATGACTTGATTTACCCTATGATGGTGGTTGTCCAGACTATCCCGACCATTGCCATAGCCCCAATCTTGGTCTTGTGGCTAGGATATGGGATTTTGCCCAAGATTGTCTTGATTATCTTGACGACAACCTTCCCTATCATCGTCAGCATTTTAGACGGATTTAGGCATTGTGATAAGGATATGCTGACCTTGTTTAGCCTAATGCGAGCAAATCCTTGGCAAATCCTTTGGCATTTTAAAATACCGGTCAGCCTGCCCTACTTTTATGCAGGTCTGAGGGTCAGTGTCTCCTACGCCTTTATCACAACCGTGGTATCTGAGTGGTTGGGAGGCTTTGAAGGACTAGGTGTTTACATGATTCAGTCTAAGAAACTGTTTCAGTATGATACCATGTTTGCCATTATTATTCTGGTGTCGATTATCAGCCTTTTGGGTATGAAATTGGTCGATATTAGTGAAAAATATGTGATTAGATGGAAACGTCCCTAA